TCCGCTTCGTCTACCCAAACCTAGGAGATTTGGAGCTCGGCCTAGTTGATGAGGTTTGGGAGAGGGTTGAGCGCGACCTGAACGCCTACTACGGTAAGATGTTCGAGAAACTGATAAGGGAAATGTTAAGACTTAGAATCCTTGACTTCGGGCAGAAAAAAGTCGCAAGATGGTGGCACAAAGGGGAAGAAATAGATGCCATAGTCGAGCTTAAGGATAGCCTTCTCTTCGTCGAGATCAAATGGAGCGAGCTGAAGAGGAAGGATGCGGAAAGAATACTGGAGAAGCTGAAGGAAAAGGCGGAGCGCTTCGAGGGCAAGAAAAGATTTCTGCTTATAGCCAAGAAAATCAAGAAAAAAGACGAAGATATGATGGATTTGGATGACATTGAAGGACTTGTACGTTAGCATCTTCGGGTGGAAGAGGTCAGCTTCTTCGAACCTTTTTATCCCTCTCTGGTTATCTCCCCCACTACATTCCGATATACCACCCTAAAGTCTCTTGAAAACCTCCTCAGCCTTCTTGAACTCTTTTTTCTTGATATAGACCAAGGCCAGGTGGTAAATCCCGAGCCTGCACACATCCTCAAGCCAGGGAGCATCAAGCCCCTCTATCTCCCTTATCCTTCCCTCCAGCTCCTTTACGGTTTTGTTCATTGCCTCCTCGCTGTAGTCAAGCATCTTCAAGGCCTGAAGCATGGAGAGAACCTCCAGCTTGACCTCTTCGATGGAACCAGAACCCCTCTGAGAGCTTGAGCTCAGGGTCTTCTTGAGCTCCGTCTCCTTCCTTTTAAGGCCCGCATAAGCTTCGAGGTATTTCAGGTATTTCTGGAACTCCGGCAGTCCGAGGAGGAACTTCTCATCGATGTGCGATCCCTTGTTTCTTAAGGATGGGTCCCATTCCTGTTCCAGCCTTTTACTGAGGTCCTTGGCGATCGGGAACACCTGAAGAAGGACCTTTTCCACCTCCCCGCTGTCCACATTCATGCCAATCCTTCGCAGTTCCCGTGAAAGGGCCCGGGCAAACTTCTTCCTCTTTGTTTCATCTCTCATAACCTCGTCGACGGTCGGCACGTAGAATCCGTCGTCAAGGAACTCTGGCTTCTTTACGTCTTCATATCCATATGTGACCTTTGTTTCCCCCACCTTCAGGTCCAGCAGGGCTCTCTTTACTGCTTCACCGAGGTGCTTATCGAACAGAGCTGCGGGTCTGCCCTTTTTATACTTGATAACGATGGGTGTGAGTGAGAGATGCAGCAACTGCCTCCAGAGGTGCGCCTCCTTCACGTCCCGTTCCCTGCTCCCTGTGGTTTTGAGTATGGGTATCGGGGGATAGCCCACTACGGGCATGGTGTGTGTGTCATGGCATCTCCTATCTTCCGTAGTGTGATGTCGTCGAGGTCGAAGACTTCCTTGATCGCATTTATTATGTCTGGGGCGTGCGTTTCTCCTACCCCCAGTTGTTCGAATTTCTTATACTTCAGTCTCTTCTTCTCCTTCCCAAACCACCCCTTCGGCACCTCGTATTCTATGACGCCCTCTCCGATCTCGTAGTTGGGAGCCATTCTTCACCCCTCACAGATAACGTTCCCACATCTTCAGGCTTTTGACAGTCCTAATTCGGGCTTACAAACCCCATATACTGAGGACTACACTACCACTAACAATAAGAACCTCAGAGTATATAAAAATTATACAGAACAAAAACCACTAGACTTTTTCTTTTTCTTTTGAAAGCCTCGCCCTTCAGGGCGGGGAGGAGGTCAGGCTTTTAACTCTCTATGAAACAGCTCATCATCTCACACTAAGCATCAGACATCTTGTTCTTGAATTCCCTCTCTGGAGATGGAGGTTGGGAGTGAACTTCCAGGTCTCCTCAACACGGCATTTCCGGCTTCATCGACGGCTATCTTCATCTTCTTGCTGTCTTGTATTCTATATTTATCTCCTGAGCTACTGGTAGAGGCAATAAAAACATGAGAAAACCATGAGCAACTTCTTCATCCCCACTATCCCAACCTGAAAAGATGCTACCCGAACAGCAGGTATGCAAAGGGGAACCTCGTGTTATGGTTCGCGTTCTTTACACGATACCTCAACTCTGCATATTTGACAGTGGTCTCAACATCGCTGGACTGATCCACGATGGTGAAGGCGCCAAAGGCCTTTTCGTGTTCCTCGTTGGTGATGTAAACACCTCCAACCGCGCTCAAACCTATCATAAAAGCCGGCCACGCCTCGGGCTGGAGGGCAACGGCAACAGCAAGCAACGGAACGTACGAGTTCGAGTAGGTATCGTACTCGTCCAGGAAAATCTCCATGTGGGAGGATCTGCCGGCTTGGTTTTCCCCGTAGAGTGTCGTTAGCGTCTTCATCTCCGCGTTCTCTTTAACGAGCCGTTCAAAGTTGTCCGCAGGATAAACGCTCTTCGGGGGGTTCACGAAGGAGAAAGTTTTGATAAAGTAGACTTTCCTTCCGGGGTCGTAGACCCGTTCAACATCTGAAACCGTTATGAGCACCCTCTCCTGGTCAGTGTCAAAGCAGTGCGTCTTCCTGAATTCATCCACGTAACACCTCTGGAGAACCTGGAGGGCTATGTAGGGCTTCCCCTTGATGGCTATTACTCCAACTTGACCAGGTTTGACGTTTTTAACCTCCCCGTCGATGATTGACCTAATAAACTCGTTGCCCTTTTTCACCTCGATCCGTATCTCCCCGCTCTCCAGACCACGCTCAACGCTCGACTCACTCTTACTGCTCAACCGCGATCCCCTGATCACGGTGGTCGAGAAACCAATGGAAAGCCCCGAGGAGCCCGACGAGCTTTTCTGAACCTCCACTTTGTAGGCCCCAAGAACCGTTGCCCTGCCTTTTCTGTTGTCCAGTATCAGAACCGGGAGATACATACCCCGTGGATAGTCGTCCTCTCTGAGATATTCCTTCTTGGTCCTCCAGCGGTAGCCCGCAAAAAACCCTCTAGTTGGAGTAATGGTGGGAATCCCCTCTGACTCCTCCCTTGAAAAAACACGAAGATCATCTCTGGAAAAGTTTGGAGCGAAGCGCTGAAAGCCCTCAATCGAGTTCTCAGTAAGTCTCGTGCTGAAGGTACCCACCTCGTACGCTTCCCCGGTTTCGGGTTCAACGATCCACACGTCAACGAGAACCGCTGGGTTTACGTCCTTCCAGGCACTCCGGATCTTGGAGAGCTTTGAACTCGGAATAAACACTTTTCCATGAGAGCTACCAAGGTAAATGGTTCTGAAGCCCTCCCGTGTCATCACCTGAACCTGGACGTAGTACTCGTACTTTGGAAGAAGCCAGCTGACGAAAGCGTTCCGGCCCATTACTTTATCTGGATTTGGAAGTTCAATCAACAGACCTCGCTTGGGCTTGCTAAAGAAATGATGTCCCCAAACACTACCCGTCAATAGCACTATCAGGACGATTACAAGCGTTATTCTTCTCTTTTTCATATGCATTATGCTCTGATTAATTTATTTTAAATTTTTCCTTGTTTGAGTAATTCCAACATCATTGCACAACGTTATGAGATGGAGCAACTTTTAATTAACGCACTGCCAAGATTTCCTTGAAGGGAAAACCGGGGTGATTGGAATGACAATTGTTGATGTGAGAATCCTCGTTGAAGGGGCAAGTGACGTTGAAGTTGTTAGCAAAGCACTTCAGGGCTTAGCACTTGGAAGCGAATACAACATAACAATCTCCTCGATAATTCCAACAACGAATATTGAGATTGCAAAAAGCGCCGCTGCTGGCGCAGATTTGCTGATAATAGCCACAGACGCTGACAGAGTTGGAAGGGAGCTAGCAGAAAAACTGTTCAACGAACTCAGCGAGATGGTTGGACATATTGAAAGAATGAAACTACCTCTCGGACACGACCTCGAGCATATAGACGTGGAACTTGTGAGAAAAGAGTTGAAGAACGCCCTAGTCAGGGCTGGGCTAAAAACCTTACAGAGGCTTCCAGAATACATGGAACTCAGAAAAGACTATCTCGACCTAAAAGGAAAATTTGAGGTATTGCAAAAGGAAAATGAAGAGCTAAAAAAGAAAATCGAAGAGCTTGAAAAGAAGTACCAAGAAGCCCAAGAATCTCTAAAAAGTGTAGAAGCTGAGAATTCAAGGTTAATGGAGCTGGTTAAGAAGAGGGCAAAGGTCTACAGCTTAAGGGACAAGTGGAACGAGATGTTCCCAGGAGTAGAAGTTCCGGCCGAGGAGATGTTCAGCAAAGCCGTGCAAACGCTTGGATTCGCAGGGAAGGTAATCGTTGGCCAAGGGTTCATATACGCTGAAGATGAAAAACTACTCGAGGAGCTTCTAAGAACTGTGTATCTAGCCCTGAAGCTAACTGAGAGTAGGGAGGAAGTCATCGAAGAGGAAACCGAAATTCTAGAAGAAGGGGAAAAGATAGAAGAAGCAACAGAAATAATCGAGGAGAGAGGAGGAGAGGAAGGAAGTGGAGAGTGATCTCGAAGAATTCGCAACGTACTTGGAGCTTGAAGGAAAGAGCCAGAACACCATAAGGATGTACACCTATTTCCTTTCAAAATTTTTTGAAGAGGGTTATTCTCCCACTGCCAGGGACGCCCTCAAGTTTCTAGCAAAGCTGAGAAAAAAAGGTTATTCAATGAGGAGCATAAACCTGGCAATTCAGGCCTTGAAAGCATACCTCAGGTTTGAGGGACTTGAAGGAGAAGCAGAAAGGCTGAAAAATCCGAAAGTACCAAGGACACTCCCAAAAAGTCTGACAAGGGATGAGATCAAGAAGCTGATAAGTGTTATCGACAGTTCTAGGGATAAAATAATAGTACTCCTCATGTATACAGCTGGCCTTAGAATTTCAGAGGTATGCAACTTAAGGATAGAGGATGTGGACTTTGAAAATTCCGTAATAAGGGTCAGAGGAGGAAAAGGTGGAAAAGACAGAATAATTCCAATACCCAGGGAGCTACTGGAAGAAATAAAGAACTATCTAAGAGCAAGAAAGGATTCAAGCCCTTATCTCTTCGTCGAAAAAAGAAGAAAAAACAAGGATAAGCTATCTACAAAAGCTGTTTGGAGGTTAATCAAGAAGTATGGAGAGAAAGCGGGAATAAACTTGACACCTCACCAGCTGAGGCATAGCTTTGCAACTCACATGCTCGAGAGGGGGATAGATATTAGGATAATTCAGGAACTTTTGGGACACGCAAACTTGTCAACTACACAGATATATACGAAAGTCACCGCCAAGCATTTGAGAGAGGCGGTTGAAAAGGCTAAACTCATTGAAGATCTTATGGAGGGTAGATAATGCTGATTAGGGCATTTGTTCCAGCCCATGTCACGGCATTTTTTGTTCCAGTAATAAGAGAAGATCCCCAACTATCCGGCTCCCTTGGAGCAGGGATAAATTTGGACAAAGGAACGAATGTGTTTCTAAACATTGAAAACGGATTAGAAAAGCATATCCATGTTGCATTCAATGGAGAGCCTGTAAAGAAGGAAGATGCAAAAATAACGTATCACGTTGCGGAGAAGATAATTCCCA
This is a stretch of genomic DNA from Pyrococcus sp. ST04. It encodes these proteins:
- a CDS encoding toprim domain-containing protein codes for the protein MTIVDVRILVEGASDVEVVSKALQGLALGSEYNITISSIIPTTNIEIAKSAAAGADLLIIATDADRVGRELAEKLFNELSEMVGHIERMKLPLGHDLEHIDVELVRKELKNALVRAGLKTLQRLPEYMELRKDYLDLKGKFEVLQKENEELKKKIEELEKKYQEAQESLKSVEAENSRLMELVKKRAKVYSLRDKWNEMFPGVEVPAEEMFSKAVQTLGFAGKVIVGQGFIYAEDEKLLEELLRTVYLALKLTESREEVIEEETEILEEGEKIEEATEIIEERGGEEGSGE
- the xerA gene encoding site-specific tyrosine recombinase/integron integrase, with amino-acid sequence MYTYFLSKFFEEGYSPTARDALKFLAKLRKKGYSMRSINLAIQALKAYLRFEGLEGEAERLKNPKVPRTLPKSLTRDEIKKLISVIDSSRDKIIVLLMYTAGLRISEVCNLRIEDVDFENSVIRVRGGKGGKDRIIPIPRELLEEIKNYLRARKDSSPYLFVEKRRKNKDKLSTKAVWRLIKKYGEKAGINLTPHQLRHSFATHMLERGIDIRIIQELLGHANLSTTQIYTKVTAKHLREAVEKAKLIEDLMEGR